The Methylomonas koyamae genome has a segment encoding these proteins:
- a CDS encoding TonB-dependent siderophore receptor, with the protein MASRNSRSLRGVFRPFPFMLRTLPLAAFAVAGMQPAFAAERTQAFDIAPQPLAAALNAFADASGMALSYPAELAAGLQSPGVKGQFTAQQALQRLLFGSGLAPRTTANGTITLEKAPAAPAEVSTLSAVTVSGSRSYGASDPYSKDYAVDKSFAATKTNTPIFETPTSIQVVSRAVMDDQKTTRIKDALENVSGVRANPSLGGGTGFIIRGFRNGNVYRNGLMASEAFFGDFDAGNLENVEVIKGPAQLYGRTEPGGMINLTTKRGLDSAYYSLEQQFGNYDHYRTQWDAGGPLTADKSLVYRFSGAYQSNGSFRDFVSVDRMVFNPSITWRPSDATDLTLDIEGTDKTAPADFGIPVIGNRPAAIPISRNLGDPNTPMGEQSGVKIGTEINHRFNQDWAIHNRFLASLAEGGTTFVNPGPAFNAAAALNQTTGLMQRNIFRQITEQEHYAANLDVTGKFQTGELKHDLLLGFDFYRTFNKYGGDGRWKSANPALAINIYDPYPSYGIPQATFDNAFATVGDTFGTAANGGIGNRASIYNGWYGVYFQDQITLWDKLHVMGGGRYDWTETGRGNGFDFATAESQVNAFKREDQGFSPKVGIAYELFDELNLYGNWTTSFGANNAPSADGRSFDPQIGEQFEAGIKTRLFDQRLLATLAYYHLEKDNILVNDLSTPDPFDKIANLQRSQGIELDMTGYLSNNFSLIGSYAFTDARVLKDYSGATRGNRLNNVPEHSGSLWLRYDANGYAAKDGFSAGLGGVAAGQREGDNANSFQMPGYVRMDAFLAYKHKIGGSRITAQFNIRNLLDKEYYESTDPDSNVAPALGVYPGAPLTAVGSIRVEY; encoded by the coding sequence ATGGCCAGTCGAAACAGCCGCAGCTTACGCGGCGTATTCCGTCCTTTCCCGTTTATGTTGCGGACGCTGCCGCTGGCGGCGTTCGCAGTAGCCGGCATGCAGCCGGCGTTTGCCGCCGAGCGGACACAGGCGTTCGACATCGCCCCGCAGCCGCTGGCAGCGGCGTTGAACGCGTTTGCCGACGCCAGCGGCATGGCGCTCAGTTATCCGGCCGAACTGGCGGCGGGCCTGCAATCGCCCGGCGTAAAAGGCCAGTTCACCGCGCAACAGGCGCTGCAACGCTTATTGTTCGGCTCCGGATTGGCGCCGCGCACGACCGCCAACGGCACCATAACGCTGGAAAAGGCGCCGGCTGCGCCAGCCGAGGTTTCGACCCTGTCTGCGGTAACGGTGTCCGGTTCCCGCAGTTACGGCGCGAGCGACCCTTACAGCAAGGACTATGCGGTCGACAAGTCCTTCGCCGCAACCAAGACCAATACCCCTATTTTCGAAACGCCGACCTCGATTCAGGTGGTCTCGCGGGCGGTAATGGACGACCAGAAAACCACCCGGATTAAAGATGCGCTGGAGAACGTCAGCGGCGTGCGCGCCAATCCTTCCCTCGGCGGCGGCACCGGTTTCATCATTCGCGGCTTCCGCAACGGCAACGTCTACCGCAACGGCCTGATGGCCAGCGAGGCCTTCTTCGGCGATTTCGACGCCGGCAACCTGGAAAACGTCGAAGTCATCAAAGGCCCGGCCCAGCTCTACGGCCGTACCGAGCCGGGCGGCATGATCAATCTGACCACCAAACGCGGCCTGGATAGCGCTTACTACTCGCTGGAACAGCAGTTCGGCAACTACGACCATTACCGGACCCAATGGGACGCCGGCGGTCCGTTGACGGCGGACAAATCGCTGGTCTACCGCTTCTCCGGCGCTTACCAGAGCAACGGCTCGTTTCGGGATTTCGTCTCGGTGGACCGGATGGTGTTCAATCCCAGCATTACCTGGCGCCCCAGCGATGCCACCGACCTGACCCTGGATATCGAAGGCACCGATAAAACCGCGCCGGCCGACTTCGGTATTCCGGTAATCGGCAATCGGCCGGCGGCGATCCCGATCAGCCGCAACCTGGGCGATCCGAACACGCCGATGGGCGAGCAATCCGGCGTCAAAATAGGCACCGAAATCAACCACCGCTTCAATCAGGATTGGGCCATCCACAACCGCTTCCTGGCCAGTCTGGCAGAGGGCGGCACCACTTTCGTCAATCCTGGGCCGGCTTTTAACGCGGCCGCCGCGCTGAATCAGACCACCGGACTGATGCAGCGCAATATTTTTCGGCAAATCACCGAGCAGGAGCATTACGCCGCCAACCTGGATGTCACCGGTAAATTTCAAACCGGCGAGCTGAAACACGATCTGTTGCTCGGATTCGATTTTTACCGCACGTTCAACAAGTACGGTGGCGACGGCCGTTGGAAGAGCGCCAATCCGGCGTTGGCGATCAATATCTACGATCCATACCCGAGTTACGGTATTCCGCAAGCGACGTTCGACAATGCCTTTGCTACGGTCGGCGACACTTTCGGCACGGCGGCGAACGGCGGCATCGGTAACCGCGCCTCGATTTACAACGGCTGGTACGGCGTGTATTTCCAGGACCAAATCACGTTGTGGGATAAGCTGCACGTCATGGGCGGCGGCCGTTACGACTGGACCGAGACCGGGCGCGGCAACGGTTTCGATTTTGCCACCGCCGAGAGCCAGGTCAATGCCTTCAAAAGGGAGGACCAGGGCTTCAGCCCCAAAGTCGGCATTGCCTACGAATTGTTCGACGAGTTGAACCTGTACGGCAACTGGACTACTTCGTTCGGCGCCAATAACGCGCCGAGCGCCGACGGCAGAAGTTTCGATCCGCAAATCGGCGAACAATTCGAAGCCGGCATCAAGACCCGCTTGTTCGACCAACGGCTATTGGCAACTTTGGCCTACTACCACCTGGAAAAGGATAATATTTTGGTCAACGATTTAAGCACGCCGGACCCGTTCGACAAGATCGCCAATCTGCAGCGCAGCCAGGGTATCGAGCTGGATATGACCGGTTACTTGAGCAACAACTTCAGCCTGATCGGCAGCTATGCCTTTACCGATGCCAGGGTGCTGAAGGATTACAGCGGCGCTACCCGCGGCAACCGTTTAAACAACGTGCCGGAACATTCCGGCAGTTTGTGGTTGCGCTACGACGCCAACGGCTATGCCGCCAAGGACGGTTTCAGTGCCGGCCTCGGCGGGGTTGCCGCCGGGCAGCGCGAAGGCGACAATGCCAACAGTTTCCAGATGCCGGGCTACGTGCGGATGGATGCATTCTTGGCGTATAAACACAAAATCGGCGGTTCCAGGATTACCGCCCAATTCAACATTCGCAATTTGCTGGATAAGGAATATTACGAATCCACCGATCCCGATTCCAACGTCGCGCCGGCGCTGGGGGTTTATCCGGGGGCGCCGCTGACCGCCGTCGGCTCGATTCGGGTGGAGTACTGA
- a CDS encoding GFA family protein yields the protein MSETTLNGSCLCGAVKFQVRGEPQRFYHCHCQRCRKASGSGHASNLFLSNATLNFSQGETLLKRYKVPEAQRFARQFCSECGCAVARFIPELEAVLIPAGTLDDEAPIQPQARIFWDSRAIWSCAGDDLPRFAEYPT from the coding sequence ATGTCCGAAACCACGTTAAACGGCAGTTGCCTGTGCGGCGCCGTAAAATTTCAAGTCCGCGGCGAACCGCAACGCTTTTACCACTGCCATTGCCAACGTTGCCGCAAGGCCTCCGGCAGCGGCCATGCCAGCAATCTGTTCCTCAGCAACGCGACATTAAACTTTAGCCAAGGCGAAACTTTGCTAAAGCGTTACAAAGTACCCGAAGCCCAACGCTTTGCCCGCCAGTTTTGCAGCGAATGCGGCTGTGCCGTGGCACGTTTCATACCGGAATTGGAAGCGGTATTGATTCCGGCCGGCACCTTGGACGACGAGGCGCCGATCCAGCCGCAAGCGCGGATTTTCTGGGACTCGCGTGCCATCTGGTCTTGTGCCGGCGACGATTTGCCGCGCTTCGCCGAATATCCGACCTGA
- a CDS encoding Gfo/Idh/MocA family protein: protein MAISFDEVRWGMIGCGAVAERKSAPAFDKIAHSRLVAVMGRNPAKAADYAARHGVARWYADTEKLIADPEVNAVYIATPPASHAEYALQALAAGKPVYVEKPMACRYGECLTMNQAAEAAGLPLFVAYYRRALPYFLHVKELLDAGAIGTILAVNISLVQSPRPADRNPDRLPWRVKPEIAGGGYFFDLACHTLDVLDFMLGPIIDVSGHSANRGGLYPAEDTVSASFRFANGAIGSGFWCFAAAESGRADRVEILGSAGAIRFASFAFTPIVLENGTGTRQWLPPNPENIQLHLIEAIVAELRGLGRSPSTGATAARTQWVMDAIAGHLA from the coding sequence ATGGCAATCTCATTCGACGAAGTCCGCTGGGGCATGATCGGCTGCGGCGCGGTCGCCGAACGCAAAAGCGCACCGGCCTTCGACAAGATCGCCCATTCCCGCCTGGTCGCGGTAATGGGCCGCAACCCGGCCAAAGCGGCGGACTATGCAGCGCGCCACGGCGTAGCGCGCTGGTACGCCGATACAGAGAAGCTGATTGCCGATCCGGAAGTCAATGCCGTGTACATCGCGACGCCGCCCGCCAGTCACGCCGAATACGCGTTACAGGCCTTGGCCGCCGGCAAACCGGTTTACGTGGAAAAGCCGATGGCCTGCCGTTACGGCGAATGCCTGACAATGAACCAAGCCGCCGAAGCAGCCGGATTACCGCTGTTCGTGGCTTATTACCGGCGGGCGTTGCCGTATTTCTTGCACGTGAAGGAGTTGCTCGATGCCGGGGCTATCGGCACGATATTGGCCGTCAACATCAGTCTGGTGCAATCGCCGCGTCCGGCCGACCGCAATCCGGACCGGCTGCCGTGGCGGGTCAAACCCGAGATCGCCGGCGGCGGCTACTTTTTCGATCTGGCCTGCCATACGCTGGACGTGCTGGATTTCATGCTCGGGCCGATCATCGACGTTAGCGGCCATAGCGCTAACCGCGGCGGGCTTTATCCGGCGGAAGACACCGTTTCCGCGTCGTTCCGCTTCGCCAATGGCGCCATCGGCTCCGGTTTTTGGTGCTTCGCCGCCGCCGAATCCGGCCGGGCCGACCGCGTCGAAATTCTGGGCAGCGCCGGCGCAATTCGGTTTGCCAGCTTTGCCTTTACCCCTATCGTGCTGGAAAACGGCACCGGAACCCGCCAATGGCTGCCGCCGAATCCGGAAAACATCCAGTTGCACCTGATCGAAGCGATTGTCGCCGAATTGCGCGGCCTGGGCCGCTCGCCGTCCACCGGCGCAACGGCGGCCAGAACCCAATGGGTGATGGACGCTATCGCCGGACATTTGGCCTGA
- a CDS encoding hemerythrin domain-containing protein, with amino-acid sequence MRILLISSAFSGLTQRFYTELDDAGYEVSVELHLGNETQLIEGVELFQPNLILCPYLTRRLPETLYRNYLCLIVHPGIKGDRGPSSLDWAIQERVSEWGVTLLAADREMDAGAIWAAKTFPLRQASKSSLFNREVAQCAVDCLWEAMAYLDSPHFRPEPLDYNRADVKGRLRPQMKQADRRIDWNRHATDEILARIHAADGSPGVLDDLCGRPFYLYNAAAGERFGGKPGAIVAVANGAICRATIDGSVWIGHLKPKTPDGNAIKLPAATALADLLPKPQAGWSGWLGKTIQYLEPDYTQAGRQYPCQEVWYEIAGQAAYLHFPFHNGGMSGEQCRLLLRVYQHVATLDVKAIVLTGGDEYWSNGIHLNQIEAAANPADASWDNINAIDDLIRQIITTMDKITVAAVAGNAGAGGAILALAPDKVFVRDGVVFNPHYKNMGELYGSEYWTYLLPKRVGHTVAAELTEQRLPVSARRAWRLGMVDKVLDRQHAIFAAQIRHSVNTLIADPANLQKMLAEKAAIRCRDEAIKPLAAYRKFELAQMHANFYGSDAYHQARKAFVFKKCGDKTPDYLAKHRQLAGMAKAAPGSMMHCVWQDCYAMGDPQVDNQHQDFFKIADKLMAARNKDERLDLMFELYQHVKEHFAEEEALMKKSGFQHYPNHAKEHNLMLEKLLEMDKKIQHDQLAQTDLPEFIERWTKHIVNSDMAFSQHWKEMNVFSV; translated from the coding sequence ATGCGTATTTTATTGATTTCCTCAGCCTTTTCCGGGCTAACCCAACGCTTTTACACCGAACTGGACGACGCCGGTTACGAGGTCTCGGTGGAATTGCATCTCGGCAACGAAACGCAACTAATCGAAGGCGTGGAATTGTTCCAACCGAATCTGATTCTCTGCCCTTACCTGACCCGGCGTCTGCCGGAAACGTTGTACCGAAACTATCTGTGCTTGATCGTGCATCCCGGCATCAAGGGTGACCGCGGCCCGTCGTCACTGGACTGGGCGATACAGGAACGCGTCTCCGAATGGGGCGTCACGCTGCTGGCCGCCGACCGGGAAATGGATGCAGGCGCAATCTGGGCCGCGAAAACCTTCCCGTTACGCCAAGCCAGCAAAAGCAGTCTGTTCAATCGGGAGGTAGCGCAGTGCGCGGTAGATTGCCTGTGGGAAGCGATGGCGTATCTGGACTCGCCGCACTTTCGGCCGGAACCGCTGGACTACAACCGAGCCGACGTTAAAGGCCGCTTGCGGCCGCAAATGAAACAAGCCGATCGCCGCATCGACTGGAACCGGCATGCCACCGACGAAATCCTGGCCAGAATCCATGCCGCCGACGGCAGTCCCGGGGTGTTGGATGATCTGTGTGGCCGGCCGTTTTATTTATACAACGCTGCGGCCGGCGAGCGCTTCGGCGGTAAACCCGGCGCAATCGTTGCCGTCGCCAATGGCGCGATTTGCCGAGCCACCATCGATGGCTCTGTCTGGATCGGCCACCTGAAACCTAAAACCCCCGACGGCAACGCAATCAAACTGCCGGCGGCAACCGCACTGGCCGATTTATTGCCGAAACCGCAAGCCGGCTGGTCCGGCTGGCTCGGCAAAACCATCCAATACCTCGAACCCGATTACACCCAAGCGGGTCGGCAATATCCCTGCCAGGAGGTTTGGTACGAAATCGCCGGCCAAGCCGCCTATTTGCATTTTCCGTTTCACAACGGCGGTATGTCCGGCGAGCAATGCCGCTTGCTGTTGCGGGTGTACCAACATGTTGCCACGCTGGATGTAAAGGCCATCGTCTTGACCGGCGGCGACGAGTATTGGTCCAACGGCATTCATTTGAACCAAATCGAGGCCGCGGCCAATCCGGCCGACGCATCCTGGGACAACATCAACGCCATCGACGACCTGATCCGGCAAATCATTACCACCATGGACAAGATCACCGTCGCGGCGGTAGCCGGCAACGCCGGTGCCGGCGGTGCGATTCTGGCGTTGGCGCCGGATAAGGTATTCGTCCGCGACGGCGTCGTCTTCAACCCGCACTACAAAAATATGGGCGAGTTGTACGGCTCGGAATATTGGACTTATTTGTTGCCGAAGCGGGTGGGCCACACCGTCGCGGCCGAATTGACCGAGCAACGCCTGCCGGTCAGCGCCCGCCGCGCCTGGCGTTTGGGGATGGTCGATAAAGTTCTCGATCGGCAGCATGCGATCTTTGCCGCGCAAATCCGCCATTCGGTCAATACCTTGATCGCCGACCCGGCCAACCTGCAGAAAATGTTGGCCGAAAAAGCCGCGATCCGCTGCCGGGACGAAGCCATCAAACCGCTGGCGGCGTACCGTAAATTCGAACTGGCGCAGATGCACGCCAACTTTTACGGCAGCGATGCCTACCATCAGGCACGTAAAGCGTTCGTCTTCAAAAAATGCGGAGACAAGACTCCGGACTACCTCGCCAAACATCGCCAACTCGCCGGCATGGCCAAGGCTGCGCCCGGCAGCATGATGCATTGCGTTTGGCAAGATTGTTATGCGATGGGCGACCCTCAAGTCGACAATCAGCACCAAGACTTTTTCAAGATTGCCGACAAACTGATGGCGGCCCGTAACAAAGACGAACGCCTGGACCTGATGTTCGAGCTGTACCAACACGTTAAGGAGCATTTCGCCGAAGAAGAAGCGCTGATGAAAAAATCCGGTTTCCAGCATTACCCGAACCACGCCAAGGAACACAATTTGATGCTGGAGAAGCTTTTGGAAATGGACAAGAAAATTCAGCACGACCAACTGGCTCAAACCGACCTGCCGGAATTCATCGAGCGCTGGACCAAGCACATCGTCAACTCCGACATGGCCTTCAGCCAGCACTGGAAGGAGATGAACGTGTTCAGTGTGTAG
- a CDS encoding GlxA family transcriptional regulator: MAAFSFAHPENFKYQSRSIGIVLYPGVESLDITGPFEVFNFANLGLGQHGVESDPIYTIKLLGKSPGPVTTMSGLQIVAEGVYGDAAAEYDTLLIPGGDVSQVLHDRELLEWITAMAPKVRRIASVCTGAFLLAEAGLLDGRIATTHWHYSQQLAECYPNIQVEADRIFIKHGHIFTSGGITSGIDLALALLEEDWGRDLALYVARFLVVFLKRPGGQSQFSSYLSNEAFQRADLRELQSWIVANLHTDLKVEAMADRLAMSPRNFARVFLSETGMTPAKFVETARIDQARHFLETTELSIESVADKTGFKDPERMRRTFLRQLGVNPQNYRQRFSRAISIH, from the coding sequence ATGGCGGCATTTAGCTTTGCTCATCCGGAAAATTTCAAATACCAATCGCGCAGCATCGGCATCGTCCTGTATCCCGGCGTAGAGTCGTTGGATATCACCGGGCCGTTCGAAGTGTTCAACTTCGCCAATCTCGGCTTGGGCCAACACGGGGTCGAATCCGACCCGATTTACACGATCAAACTGTTGGGCAAGAGTCCGGGGCCGGTAACGACCATGTCGGGCCTGCAAATCGTCGCCGAAGGCGTTTACGGAGACGCTGCGGCCGAATACGACACCTTGCTGATCCCGGGCGGCGACGTATCACAGGTATTGCACGACCGGGAACTGCTGGAATGGATAACCGCGATGGCGCCTAAAGTCCGGCGCATCGCTTCGGTCTGCACCGGCGCCTTTTTGTTGGCCGAGGCTGGCTTGCTCGACGGCCGGATTGCGACCACCCATTGGCATTACAGCCAACAATTGGCCGAATGCTATCCCAACATCCAGGTCGAAGCGGACCGGATTTTCATCAAGCACGGCCACATTTTTACCTCCGGCGGTATCACTTCCGGCATCGATCTGGCGCTGGCCTTGCTGGAGGAGGATTGGGGCCGCGATTTGGCACTGTATGTCGCCCGCTTTCTGGTCGTGTTTTTGAAACGGCCGGGCGGCCAATCCCAGTTCAGCAGTTATTTGTCCAACGAGGCTTTCCAGCGCGCCGACTTGCGCGAATTGCAATCCTGGATCGTCGCCAATTTGCATACCGACCTGAAAGTCGAGGCCATGGCGGATCGGTTGGCAATGAGCCCGCGCAACTTCGCCCGGGTGTTTCTGAGCGAAACCGGCATGACTCCGGCCAAGTTCGTCGAAACCGCCCGCATCGACCAAGCCCGCCATTTTCTGGAAACCACCGAGCTATCCATCGAAAGCGTCGCCGACAAGACCGGCTTCAAGGACCCGGAACGGATGCGCCGCACCTTCCTCCGCCAGTTAGGTGTCAATCCGCAAAATTATCGACAGCGATTCAGCCGAGCGATTTCCATTCATTGA
- a CDS encoding TonB-dependent siderophore receptor, with protein sequence MKPLRLRRSRKRAAATLCLGLSAAAALQPSLAEPAAANSAAVYRFDIAAQPLYAALSQLAEQTGIQFVYSPDLVRSLQAPALSGSMTADQALQKLLAGSGLAHKAGQGNSVILEKTAVNEPQSAPGSTTLPSVTVVGKASGFDDNDPRSREYAKSHSAAATKTDTPIFDTAASIQVVPRAVMEDQKNTRIKDALENVSGVRAQPTLGMGTGFIVRGFKVDHVFRNGLITTQSNGFNSEFDIANLESVEILKGPSAMLYGRSEPGGLINVTTKKPSETPFYSLEQQFGSYDYYRTQWDATGPLNGDKTLLYRFSGSYQDNNSFRDLIFTDRVSVSPSITWKPSDATDFTLNVEGLKQDYQADFGIPAIGNRPANIPIGNSFGDTNDPVDHLSKVHLGTEFNHRFNQDWAIHNRFLMSRENNEQVFVNPSPAFGNALLADNRTLGRNIFSQENEVEAYTTNLDLTGKFKLLGMQHDALVGFDYTQSHTMYHTQGDWQNRNPALDIDIYNPRASYGIPSSVFDSTLATYVQPGREYSMFVTEWYGAYFQDHITLWDKLHIYGGGRYDWAEVGRGRGATEASAENALEYSNPSVKRKDEAFSPRVGILYQPWRWLSVYGSWSNSFGANNGVTAAGQALAPETGEQFEAGVKTQLFDDRLLATLAYYHLTKNNIMTADLSTPDPTDNAAIGQARSQGIELDVSGRLSDNFSIIGSYAYTDARITKNNDGYEGTRLPNVAEHSGSLWLRFDANGYQAAEGFSMGVGGVLAGKREGNYAYYGSPFQLPGYVRVDAFAAYKWNVHKFPVTAQFNIRNLLDKTYYESTDPDANVSPRNGIYPGAPLMAIGSIKVEF encoded by the coding sequence ATGAAACCTCTTCGTCTCCGCCGCAGCCGTAAACGCGCCGCCGCCACGTTATGCCTGGGCCTCAGCGCCGCGGCAGCGCTTCAACCCAGTCTGGCCGAGCCGGCAGCGGCCAATTCCGCCGCGGTTTACCGATTCGATATCGCCGCACAGCCGCTGTATGCGGCTTTGAGTCAACTGGCCGAGCAAACCGGAATCCAGTTCGTTTACTCGCCGGACCTGGTCAGGAGTTTGCAGGCGCCGGCGTTGTCCGGCAGCATGACCGCTGACCAAGCCTTACAAAAGTTATTGGCCGGTAGCGGATTAGCGCACAAGGCCGGCCAGGGCAATTCGGTAATTCTGGAAAAAACGGCGGTGAACGAGCCGCAATCCGCGCCCGGCTCGACGACGCTACCCAGCGTTACCGTGGTCGGTAAAGCGTCCGGCTTCGACGATAACGACCCGCGCAGCCGGGAGTACGCCAAGTCGCATAGCGCTGCCGCCACCAAGACCGATACGCCGATTTTCGACACCGCCGCCTCGATCCAGGTGGTGCCGCGCGCGGTGATGGAGGACCAGAAAAACACCCGGATCAAGGATGCGCTGGAAAACGTCAGCGGCGTCCGCGCCCAACCCACGCTGGGTATGGGCACCGGCTTCATCGTTCGCGGCTTTAAAGTGGACCACGTCTTCCGCAACGGCCTGATTACGACCCAATCCAACGGCTTTAACAGCGAATTTGATATTGCCAATCTGGAAAGCGTCGAGATCTTGAAAGGGCCGTCGGCGATGCTGTACGGCCGCAGCGAACCGGGCGGCCTGATCAACGTCACCACCAAAAAGCCGTCGGAAACGCCGTTTTATTCGTTGGAGCAGCAGTTCGGTTCCTACGACTACTACCGGACACAATGGGACGCCACCGGCCCGCTGAACGGCGACAAAACCTTGTTGTACCGCTTCTCCGGTTCGTACCAGGACAACAATTCGTTCCGGGATTTGATCTTTACCGACAGGGTCAGCGTGTCGCCGAGCATCACCTGGAAACCCAGCGACGCGACCGACTTTACCTTGAACGTCGAAGGGTTAAAGCAGGATTACCAGGCCGATTTCGGCATTCCCGCCATCGGCAACCGCCCGGCCAATATTCCGATCGGCAACAGTTTCGGCGACACCAACGATCCGGTAGACCATTTGAGCAAGGTGCACTTGGGCACCGAGTTCAACCACCGCTTCAACCAGGATTGGGCGATCCATAACCGCTTCCTGATGAGCCGGGAAAACAACGAACAGGTGTTCGTCAACCCGTCGCCGGCCTTCGGTAACGCCCTGCTGGCCGACAACCGCACGCTGGGCCGCAATATTTTCTCGCAGGAAAACGAAGTCGAGGCCTATACCACCAATCTGGATCTGACCGGTAAATTCAAGCTATTGGGGATGCAACACGACGCCTTGGTCGGCTTCGATTACACCCAATCGCATACCATGTACCATACCCAGGGCGACTGGCAGAACCGCAATCCGGCGCTGGACATCGATATCTACAACCCGCGCGCCAGTTACGGCATCCCCTCGTCGGTATTCGATTCGACCTTGGCTACTTACGTGCAGCCCGGCCGCGAATACTCGATGTTCGTCACCGAATGGTATGGCGCCTATTTTCAAGACCACATCACCTTGTGGGACAAGCTGCATATCTACGGCGGCGGCCGTTACGACTGGGCCGAAGTCGGCCGTGGCCGCGGCGCAACCGAAGCCAGCGCGGAAAATGCGCTGGAATATTCCAATCCGTCGGTCAAACGCAAGGACGAAGCCTTCAGCCCCAGGGTTGGCATTCTGTACCAACCCTGGCGCTGGCTCAGCGTTTACGGCAGTTGGAGCAATTCGTTCGGCGCCAATAACGGCGTCACCGCCGCCGGCCAGGCTTTGGCGCCGGAAACCGGCGAACAATTCGAAGCCGGGGTCAAAACCCAGTTGTTCGACGACCGCTTGTTGGCAACGCTGGCGTATTACCATCTGACCAAGAACAACATCATGACCGCCGACCTGAGCACGCCGGACCCGACCGACAATGCCGCAATCGGCCAGGCGCGCAGCCAGGGCATAGAGCTCGACGTCAGCGGCCGCTTGAGCGACAACTTCAGCATCATCGGCAGCTACGCATATACCGATGCCCGCATCACCAAAAATAACGACGGTTACGAAGGTACCCGGTTGCCCAACGTCGCCGAACATTCCGGCAGTTTATGGCTTCGATTCGACGCCAACGGTTACCAGGCCGCGGAGGGCTTCAGCATGGGGGTGGGAGGCGTGCTGGCCGGCAAGCGCGAAGGCAATTACGCCTATTACGGCAGCCCGTTCCAGTTGCCGGGCTACGTGCGGGTCGACGCGTTTGCCGCCTACAAATGGAACGTGCATAAATTTCCGGTCACGGCCCAGTTCAATATCCGCAATCTGCTGGACAAAACCTATTACGAATCGACCGACCCGGACGCCAACGTCTCGCCGCGCAACGGTATTTATCCCGGCGCGCCATTGATGGCGATAGGCTCGATCAAGGTCGAGTTCTAA
- a CDS encoding FecR family protein, protein MSETPAQRRERLQQEAVNWHLRLTSGSAEPDALAACAQWRRQSPDHEQAYRDIEQLWQQLPTALHADRQRRRALPAHPQRRAWLRRGLSLAAAASLLLAVVAGLYPDYWQHPWADYRAQIGERISVALADGSVVHLNTDTALDVALNANERRVVLLRGEAEFEVAHDPTRPFRVIAGTTATEALGTRFVVRYDGSSGSVSLLQGKVRSSRPSAQGAQADSAVLAPGQRLRFGAGGLSAPEPVDPSTVSAWRRGRLIANFITLGEAVAEINRYRRVPIRLLDPELAQRPVNIAVDLEHIDDWLAALQQTLPLTVVKAGPWLFLRR, encoded by the coding sequence ATGTCCGAAACGCCCGCACAACGCCGCGAACGCCTGCAGCAGGAAGCCGTGAACTGGCATTTGCGGCTGACCTCCGGCAGCGCCGAACCGGATGCGCTTGCCGCTTGCGCGCAGTGGCGGCGGCAATCGCCCGACCACGAGCAGGCCTACCGCGACATCGAACAATTGTGGCAGCAACTGCCGACGGCATTGCACGCCGACCGCCAGCGCCGCCGGGCGCTGCCCGCCCACCCGCAGCGCCGGGCTTGGTTGCGCCGCGGCCTGAGCCTGGCCGCGGCCGCTTCGCTACTGTTGGCGGTTGTGGCCGGGCTCTATCCCGACTACTGGCAACACCCCTGGGCCGATTACCGGGCGCAAATCGGCGAACGGATTTCGGTCGCCTTGGCCGACGGCAGCGTCGTTCACTTGAATACCGATACCGCGCTAGACGTTGCGTTGAACGCTAACGAGCGCCGCGTGGTACTGCTGCGCGGCGAGGCCGAATTCGAAGTGGCCCACGATCCGACCCGGCCGTTCCGGGTCATTGCCGGTACGACCGCCACCGAAGCGCTCGGCACCCGTTTTGTGGTGCGCTACGACGGCAGTTCCGGTTCGGTCAGCCTGTTGCAGGGCAAGGTCCGCTCCAGCCGGCCGTCTGCGCAGGGCGCGCAAGCCGACAGCGCGGTGTTGGCGCCGGGCCAGCGCCTGCGCTTCGGCGCCGGCGGCTTAAGCGCACCGGAACCGGTCGATCCGTCAACCGTTTCCGCCTGGCGCCGCGGCCGGCTGATCGCCAATTTCATTACGCTGGGCGAGGCGGTCGCCGAAATCAACCGCTACCGGCGGGTGCCGATCCGGTTGCTGGACCCGGAGCTGGCGCAGCGGCCGGTCAACATCGCCGTCGACCTGGAGCATATCGACGACTGGCTGGCGGCGTTGCAACAAACTCTGCCGCTAACGGTGGTCAAAGCGGGGCCTTGGCTGTTTTTGCGCCGATAG